In Phyllobacterium zundukense, one DNA window encodes the following:
- a CDS encoding transporter substrate-binding domain-containing protein has protein sequence MTNRLRVAAAVAAFAMLPSLTAFAQETKSKLDEVLARGHLVLGTGSTNAPWHFKSVDDKLQGFDVDMGHIIAKALFNDPEKIEFVNQSSDARIPNITTDKVDITCQFMTVTGERAQQIAFTIPYYREGVGLMLKADSKYADYAALKAAGSAVTISVLQNVYAEGMVHAALPEAKVDQYESVDLIYQALESGRADAAATDQSSLAWYMTQNQGRYKDAGYGWNPQTYACGVKRGDQDWLNFVNTALHEAMTGVEFDFYAKSFKTWFGKDLTPPQIGFPVEYK, from the coding sequence ATGACCAACCGACTGCGTGTAGCGGCCGCTGTAGCCGCATTCGCGATGCTGCCTTCACTTACGGCGTTCGCACAGGAAACCAAAAGCAAACTGGACGAGGTTCTGGCCCGGGGTCATCTGGTTCTCGGCACCGGCAGCACCAATGCGCCATGGCATTTCAAGAGCGTCGACGACAAGCTTCAGGGTTTTGACGTCGACATGGGTCACATCATCGCCAAGGCTCTGTTTAATGACCCGGAGAAGATCGAATTCGTCAATCAATCTTCCGACGCGCGCATTCCGAATATTACAACGGACAAGGTCGACATCACATGTCAGTTCATGACAGTGACCGGCGAGCGGGCACAGCAGATCGCTTTCACCATTCCTTACTATCGGGAGGGTGTTGGTCTCATGCTCAAGGCCGACAGCAAATATGCCGATTATGCAGCGCTGAAAGCCGCCGGCTCAGCGGTCACAATCTCCGTTCTGCAAAATGTCTACGCTGAAGGCATGGTTCATGCGGCTTTGCCGGAAGCCAAGGTCGACCAGTACGAATCCGTTGACCTTATCTATCAGGCCCTCGAGTCCGGTCGGGCAGACGCAGCGGCGACAGATCAGTCGTCGCTCGCGTGGTACATGACCCAGAACCAGGGCCGTTACAAGGATGCCGGCTATGGCTGGAATCCGCAGACCTATGCCTGCGGCGTCAAGCGTGGCGACCAGGATTGGTTGAACTTCGTCAACACTGCACTGCACGAAGCAATGACCGGTGTCGAGTTCGACTTCTATGCGAAATCGTTCAAAACCTGGTTCGGCAAGGATCTGACGCCTCCGCAAATCGGCTTCCCGGTCGAATACAAGTAA
- a CDS encoding ferritin-like domain-containing protein, which produces MGFFSKDIKTMDDLFVHTLRDIYYAENQIAKALPEMIDKASDQELKNGFEKHLQETEMQIERLEQVFKLHGVDVAGVNCPAIDGILEEADDVSGEVDDDQVLDAALIAAGQAVEHYEITRYGTLVAWAKQLGRNDCATLLQQNLQEEMNTDKALTAMAESRVNAAAA; this is translated from the coding sequence ATGGGATTTTTTTCTAAAGATATCAAGACGATGGACGATCTCTTCGTCCATACTCTCCGCGACATCTACTATGCTGAAAACCAGATCGCAAAGGCTCTGCCCGAAATGATCGACAAGGCCTCTGATCAGGAATTGAAGAACGGTTTTGAGAAACATCTTCAAGAGACGGAGATGCAGATCGAGCGTCTGGAGCAGGTGTTCAAACTGCATGGCGTGGATGTTGCCGGCGTCAATTGCCCGGCGATCGATGGCATTCTTGAGGAAGCTGACGATGTCTCGGGCGAGGTCGATGACGATCAGGTTCTGGACGCTGCGCTCATCGCCGCTGGACAGGCGGTCGAGCACTACGAGATCACGCGCTATGGTACTCTTGTTGCTTGGGCGAAACAGCTCGGCCGTAACGATTGTGCGACGCTGCTCCAGCAGAACCTCCAGGAAGAAATGAATACCGACAAGGCATTGACCGCGATGGCGGAAAGCCGGGTCAATGCCGCAGCGGCCTAG
- a CDS encoding SMP-30/gluconolactonase/LRE family protein: MQEPKIRLFHEEPVQLGEGPGYDPLTKTVWWFDIVTGRLFEKPLAGDTAKVHTLGQMASALAVIDEKRQLIATETGLFIRDRQTGHSTMHQPIEADNPATRSNDARVHPAGAFWVSTMGKTQKGAGSIYWYRHGELRKLFSGISIPNSICFSPDGRISYFADTGKNIIWRVDTDPETGLPVGEPVLFYQHSEPGGVDGSVVDAEGNLWNACWGGSCINVFSPTGMRIRSIEMPVRQPSCPAFISEDSANLIVTTAYHEMNDAMHKSDPGAGKTYLVEVAGKGRFDPPVFL, from the coding sequence GTGCAGGAGCCGAAGATCCGTCTATTCCACGAGGAGCCTGTCCAGCTTGGCGAAGGGCCGGGCTACGATCCGCTGACAAAGACCGTTTGGTGGTTCGACATCGTCACCGGCCGTCTGTTCGAGAAGCCTTTGGCCGGCGATACGGCCAAAGTTCATACTCTTGGGCAAATGGCGAGCGCCCTTGCTGTCATCGATGAGAAGCGGCAGCTGATTGCTACCGAAACCGGGCTCTTCATCCGTGACCGGCAAACCGGGCACTCGACCATGCATCAACCGATCGAGGCCGACAATCCCGCCACCCGATCCAACGACGCGCGCGTTCATCCCGCTGGAGCCTTTTGGGTCAGCACGATGGGAAAGACGCAGAAGGGTGCGGGCTCGATCTATTGGTATCGTCACGGCGAATTGCGCAAGCTATTCAGCGGCATATCGATTCCCAACTCGATCTGCTTTTCCCCGGATGGTCGTATTTCTTATTTTGCGGATACCGGCAAGAACATCATTTGGCGCGTCGATACCGATCCCGAGACAGGCCTTCCTGTCGGGGAACCCGTGTTGTTCTACCAGCATAGTGAGCCGGGCGGCGTCGATGGGTCCGTGGTCGATGCGGAAGGAAATTTGTGGAACGCTTGCTGGGGAGGCTCCTGCATCAATGTCTTTTCACCAACCGGAATGCGCATCCGCTCGATTGAAATGCCAGTCCGCCAACCATCCTGCCCGGCGTTCATCAGTGAAGACAGCGCCAACCTCATTGTGACAACGGCTTACCACGAAATGAATGACGCCATGCACAAGAGTGATCCCGGCGCCGGAAAGACCTACCTGGTAGAAGTTGCGGGCAAAGGCCGGTTCGATCCGCCAGTGTTTCTGTAG
- a CDS encoding 2-dehydro-3-deoxy-6-phosphogalactonate aldolase, whose protein sequence is MSQVSAPWPKLKRDLIAILRGVRPDEVLAIGEELVEAGIDVLEVPLNSPEPFQSIELLAKKLPMHVLIGAGTVLDPADVARLDAAGGRLMISPNVDPEVLAAAGKAGMVTMPGVFTPTEALVALKAGASGLKFFPASALGPDGIKAISAILPRGTVIGAVGGVDETTFAAYKAVGVRTFGLGSSLYKVGATSSFVRDRAKATVEAYDRVFAG, encoded by the coding sequence ATGTCTCAAGTCTCCGCTCCGTGGCCGAAGCTGAAGCGCGATCTCATCGCCATCCTGCGCGGCGTCAGGCCGGACGAGGTTCTGGCCATTGGCGAGGAACTGGTCGAGGCCGGCATCGACGTTCTCGAAGTACCACTGAACTCGCCGGAGCCGTTCCAATCCATTGAATTGCTTGCAAAAAAATTGCCAATGCATGTATTGATCGGTGCGGGTACCGTGCTTGACCCTGCCGATGTCGCGCGGCTCGATGCGGCTGGCGGGCGGCTGATGATAAGTCCGAATGTCGACCCGGAAGTGCTCGCCGCGGCAGGCAAAGCAGGTATGGTGACGATGCCCGGTGTCTTCACACCGACTGAAGCGCTGGTCGCCCTGAAGGCCGGCGCTTCCGGCCTCAAGTTCTTCCCTGCGAGCGCACTGGGCCCTGACGGGATCAAGGCGATCAGCGCCATTTTGCCGAGGGGTACGGTGATTGGTGCCGTCGGCGGTGTCGATGAGACAACGTTTGCGGCCTATAAGGCGGTCGGTGTTCGCACGTTTGGTTTGGGCTCGAGTCTTTACAAGGTCGGTGCCACGTCTTCGTTCGTCCGGGACCGCGCGAAGGCGACGGTCGAGGCCTATGATCGCGTCTTTGCCGGGTGA
- a CDS encoding 2-dehydro-3-deoxygalactonokinase: MRNAACYALSDWGTSRFRLWLVDGKGHVLAEKRSDDGLDTSRNRGFTQTLEGHLSALGAPADLPVIICGMAGSRQGWVEANYVPVPADLKAILSGAVKIEGIARDVRIIPGLSQSGTSPNVMRGEETQLLGAILDRDLSNGIIAMPGTHSKWVTLKEGRAKSFSTYLTGELYALLASQSILRHSVGDAATSASPDHPQFKAAVELMLSGERMLGELFGIRAAMLLDNLSPEGAASRLSGLLIGAEIAGAKAKSGGKNKVILVASGAMAALYGKALHIADHDFDLVDADEAVRKGLFVAASSIWPAKG; encoded by the coding sequence GTGAGAAACGCGGCCTGTTATGCGCTAAGTGATTGGGGAACAAGTCGTTTTCGCCTTTGGCTTGTCGACGGCAAGGGGCATGTTCTAGCCGAGAAACGCTCCGATGACGGCCTCGATACATCGCGTAATCGCGGTTTTACGCAGACGCTGGAAGGCCATTTGTCAGCGCTCGGAGCGCCTGCCGACCTGCCGGTTATCATCTGCGGAATGGCCGGATCGCGGCAGGGCTGGGTCGAGGCCAATTACGTTCCGGTTCCGGCCGATCTGAAGGCCATCCTTTCCGGTGCGGTGAAGATCGAAGGTATCGCCCGTGATGTGCGCATCATTCCCGGACTATCGCAGTCCGGAACTTCGCCCAATGTTATGCGAGGCGAGGAAACCCAACTGCTCGGCGCGATCCTAGATCGCGATTTATCCAATGGAATCATTGCGATGCCGGGAACGCACTCCAAGTGGGTCACGTTGAAAGAGGGGAGGGCGAAGAGCTTCTCCACTTACCTTACGGGCGAACTTTACGCGCTGCTCGCCTCGCAATCGATCTTGCGCCATTCTGTTGGCGATGCCGCGACATCCGCTTCGCCGGACCATCCACAATTCAAGGCCGCCGTCGAACTCATGCTATCCGGTGAGCGTATGCTTGGTGAGCTCTTCGGTATTCGCGCCGCCATGCTTCTCGATAATTTATCCCCGGAGGGCGCTGCGTCGCGTCTGTCTGGTCTGCTCATCGGCGCGGAAATTGCCGGCGCAAAGGCGAAATCTGGTGGCAAAAACAAGGTGATACTTGTCGCCTCCGGTGCGATGGCGGCGCTTTACGGCAAGGCGCTTCATATTGCCGATCACGATTTCGATCTCGTCGACGCCGACGAAGCCGTGAGGAAGGGCCTTTTCGTAGCCGCCTCCAGCATTTGGCCGGCCAAAGGATAG
- a CDS encoding SDR family NAD(P)-dependent oxidoreductase, whose product MMPSAIFPDLKDRSVLITGGGSGIGAALTEGFIAQGSRVAFIDIAEEASRALVDSLDKQYGNRPLYLKADLSNIEALRNAIAQAIDNNGPITVLVNNAAWDDRHDIDDVTVEYWDKNQSINLRPQFFAAQAVVPGMRQSGGGSIINFTSTSFMINQGNLPAYTAAKAGIIGLTKGLAGRLGPEKIRVNAIAPGWVMTDRQRSHWVTEEGLRVHLNKQVLREEILPGDMVGPCLFLASDAARMLSAQTLIVDGGYL is encoded by the coding sequence ATGATGCCCTCTGCCATATTTCCGGATCTGAAAGACCGTTCCGTGCTCATCACCGGGGGAGGGTCGGGCATCGGTGCCGCGCTCACCGAAGGCTTCATCGCCCAAGGCTCGCGTGTTGCCTTCATCGACATTGCCGAGGAGGCCTCGCGGGCCCTCGTAGATTCCCTGGACAAGCAGTACGGCAACCGCCCTCTTTACCTCAAAGCGGACCTTTCCAACATCGAAGCCCTGCGGAACGCGATTGCGCAAGCCATTGATAACAATGGACCAATTACAGTTCTCGTCAATAACGCGGCTTGGGATGACCGGCACGATATCGACGATGTAACCGTCGAATATTGGGACAAGAACCAGTCGATCAATCTGCGCCCGCAGTTCTTTGCGGCGCAGGCTGTCGTACCCGGTATGCGGCAATCGGGTGGCGGTTCGATCATCAATTTCACCTCGACTTCCTTCATGATCAACCAGGGCAATCTGCCGGCCTACACAGCGGCAAAGGCTGGAATCATCGGTCTTACCAAGGGGTTGGCGGGGCGGCTCGGACCGGAAAAAATTCGCGTCAATGCCATCGCACCGGGCTGGGTGATGACTGACCGCCAGCGCTCTCACTGGGTCACGGAAGAAGGCCTGCGGGTCCACCTCAACAAGCAGGTTCTGCGCGAGGAAATCCTGCCCGGCGACATGGTCGGACCGTGCCTGTTTCTCGCCTCCGATGCTGCCCGCATGCTCAGCGCCCAGACACTGATTGTCGACGGCGGTTACCTGTGA
- a CDS encoding nucleoside triphosphate hydrolase, protein MLTTLEDLVPEILARAAGTPRLIAAIAGPPGSGKSTASAALCAAINMREADAAVVVPMDGFHLDNAILDAMDLRKRKGSPPTFDVAGFEVLLRRLRATREDVVIPLFDRKLDLARAGAGIVKADQRILLVEGNYLLLDRPPWNRLAPLFDVTIFLDVDRLELENRLVQRWLAHGHNVGSAQARALANDMPNAELVLGDSRAADYTVRN, encoded by the coding sequence ATGCTGACCACCCTCGAAGATCTGGTTCCGGAGATACTTGCCCGGGCGGCAGGTACTCCTCGCTTGATCGCAGCGATTGCCGGTCCTCCCGGATCCGGCAAATCCACCGCGTCCGCCGCGCTTTGTGCGGCCATCAACATGCGGGAAGCGGACGCAGCGGTTGTCGTGCCAATGGACGGATTTCATCTCGACAATGCCATTCTCGACGCGATGGACCTGCGCAAGCGCAAGGGTTCACCGCCGACCTTCGACGTTGCCGGTTTCGAGGTGCTGTTGCGCCGCCTGCGCGCGACACGCGAAGACGTCGTCATTCCGCTGTTCGACCGAAAGCTCGATCTCGCGCGGGCAGGGGCGGGTATCGTCAAGGCGGATCAGCGCATCCTCCTCGTCGAAGGCAACTACCTGTTGCTCGACCGGCCGCCATGGAACCGCTTGGCACCGCTTTTCGACGTGACAATCTTCCTCGACGTCGACCGGCTCGAGCTCGAAAACCGGCTGGTGCAGCGCTGGCTCGCCCACGGCCACAATGTCGGCTCGGCACAGGCGCGCGCGCTCGCGAACGACATGCCCAATGCCGAACTGGTGCTGGGGGACTCGAGAGCGGCGGATTATACGGTCAGGAACTGA
- a CDS encoding D-lyxose/D-mannose family sugar isomerase translates to MKRSEVNEIIRESDKFIRSFGYVMPPFAYWSPEELKARTATDSKAIREARLGWDITDYGQGKFDELGLFLFTTRNGNQEDLKKGGGMLYAEKIMISREKQLSPMHRHIVKAEDIINRGGGTLVLELFNSNPDGSVDEKTDVEVATDGRIVRQKAGDLLKLAPGESVTLLPGNWHAFWGEGGDVLIGEVSTVNDDLTDNIFREPIGRFSSIDEDEAPLHLLVSDYDKWLA, encoded by the coding sequence ATGAAGCGTTCTGAAGTCAATGAGATCATCCGCGAAAGCGACAAGTTCATCCGTTCGTTCGGCTATGTCATGCCACCCTTCGCCTACTGGTCTCCGGAAGAATTGAAGGCTCGCACCGCAACCGATTCGAAGGCCATCCGCGAGGCGCGCCTCGGCTGGGACATCACCGATTACGGCCAGGGCAAATTCGATGAACTTGGGCTCTTCCTCTTCACCACGCGCAATGGCAATCAGGAAGACCTGAAAAAGGGCGGCGGCATGCTGTACGCCGAAAAAATCATGATCTCCAGAGAGAAGCAGCTGTCGCCGATGCATCGCCATATCGTCAAGGCGGAGGACATCATCAACCGCGGTGGCGGCACTCTGGTGCTCGAGCTTTTCAACTCCAATCCGGACGGCAGCGTCGACGAGAAGACCGATGTCGAAGTTGCCACCGACGGGCGCATAGTGCGGCAGAAAGCCGGCGACCTTTTGAAGCTGGCGCCGGGCGAGAGCGTTACGCTTCTGCCGGGCAACTGGCATGCATTCTGGGGCGAGGGCGGCGACGTGCTGATTGGCGAAGTCTCCACCGTCAATGACGATCTCACCGACAATATCTTCCGCGAACCGATCGGCCGTTTCTCCTCCATCGACGAGGATGAGGCACCGCTGCATTTGCTTGTCTCCGACTACGACAAATGGCTGGCGTGA
- a CDS encoding ATP-binding cassette domain-containing protein — MSREPILTARGLVKRYGRVTALDHADFDLYPGEVLAVIGDNGAGKSSLIKAISGAVRPDEGEMTLEGKTIHFRSPMEARDAGIETVYQNLALSPALSIADNMFLGREIRKPGVMGSWFRMLDRKAMETKARDKLTELGLMTIQNISQAVETLSGGQRQGVAVARAAAFGSKVVIMDEPTAALGVKESRRVLELIQDVKKRGLPIVLISHNMPHVFEVADRIHIHRLGKRLTVIDPKEYTMSDAVAFMTGAKAPPTSPV; from the coding sequence ATGTCAAGAGAACCCATCCTTACCGCCCGCGGACTGGTCAAGCGCTACGGCCGCGTCACAGCACTCGACCACGCCGATTTCGACCTCTACCCGGGCGAAGTGCTGGCGGTGATCGGCGATAACGGCGCCGGCAAATCATCGCTGATCAAGGCGATTTCCGGCGCAGTACGTCCGGATGAGGGCGAGATGACGCTGGAAGGCAAGACGATCCATTTTCGCTCGCCCATGGAAGCGCGCGATGCCGGGATCGAAACCGTCTATCAGAATCTCGCGCTTTCGCCGGCGCTGTCGATTGCCGACAACATGTTTCTCGGCCGCGAAATCCGCAAGCCGGGCGTCATGGGCAGCTGGTTCCGCATGCTCGACCGCAAGGCGATGGAAACGAAGGCACGTGACAAGCTCACCGAGCTCGGCCTGATGACCATCCAGAACATCAGCCAGGCAGTGGAGACGCTCTCCGGCGGTCAGCGGCAGGGTGTCGCGGTGGCGCGTGCGGCTGCCTTCGGCTCCAAGGTGGTGATCATGGACGAGCCGACGGCGGCGCTCGGCGTCAAAGAGTCCCGCCGCGTCCTCGAACTCATCCAGGACGTGAAAAAACGCGGATTGCCGATTGTGCTCATCTCGCACAATATGCCTCACGTTTTCGAAGTGGCCGACCGCATACACATTCATCGTCTCGGAAAGCGTCTTACCGTGATCGACCCGAAGGAATATACGATGTCGGATGCCGTGGCCTTCATGACCGGCGCCAAGGCACCGCCGACCAGTCCGGTCTGA
- a CDS encoding ABC transporter permease — MTDTQQTPRAPQDFESAVARETAVASFDTHDKSPLERIRHFLHSSPASVPLIVLVLSLVIFAVIVGSRFFTPFALSLILQQVAIVGIVGAAQTLVVLTAGIDLSVGAIMVLTSVVMGQFTFRYGMPVELAIACGVALGALCGFINGVLIAYLKLPPFIVTLGTWQIYLATTYIYSANETIRAQDIEANAKLLQFFGEKVPIGGATFTYGVFIMILLIAILWYVLNHTAWGRHVYAIGDDPEAAKLSGVSTKRVLIAVYVLAGLICALAGWVSIGRNGSVSPQIGQFANIESITAVVIGGMSLFGGRGSIMGMLFGALIVGVFSFGMRMYGTDVQWTYLIIGVLIILAVAIDQWIRKVAG, encoded by the coding sequence ATGACAGACACACAGCAAACACCGCGAGCACCTCAAGACTTCGAAAGCGCGGTGGCACGGGAAACTGCCGTTGCCAGTTTTGACACCCATGACAAAAGCCCTCTAGAAAGGATAAGGCATTTCCTCCATTCCAGCCCGGCTTCCGTTCCCCTTATCGTTCTGGTGCTGTCGCTGGTGATCTTTGCGGTCATTGTCGGCTCGCGCTTTTTCACTCCGTTTGCGCTGTCGCTCATCCTGCAGCAGGTCGCGATCGTCGGCATTGTCGGCGCTGCGCAAACCCTCGTTGTGCTGACAGCCGGCATCGACCTTTCGGTTGGCGCCATCATGGTATTGACGTCGGTCGTCATGGGCCAGTTCACCTTCCGCTATGGCATGCCTGTCGAATTGGCCATCGCGTGCGGGGTCGCGCTTGGCGCGCTGTGCGGCTTTATCAACGGTGTCCTCATCGCTTATCTGAAGCTGCCACCTTTCATTGTCACGCTCGGCACCTGGCAGATCTATCTGGCAACAACTTACATTTACTCCGCAAATGAGACCATCCGTGCCCAGGATATCGAGGCGAACGCCAAGCTCCTGCAATTCTTTGGCGAGAAGGTTCCCATAGGCGGCGCCACCTTCACCTATGGCGTCTTCATCATGATACTGCTGATTGCAATACTCTGGTACGTGCTCAACCACACCGCCTGGGGCCGCCATGTCTACGCCATCGGCGATGATCCGGAGGCGGCAAAGCTCTCCGGCGTCAGCACAAAGCGCGTGCTTATTGCTGTCTATGTGCTTGCCGGTCTCATCTGCGCGCTCGCAGGCTGGGTTTCGATCGGACGCAATGGCTCGGTTTCACCGCAGATCGGCCAGTTCGCCAATATCGAATCCATCACCGCTGTGGTGATCGGCGGCATGTCGCTCTTCGGCGGGCGCGGCTCCATCATGGGCATGCTCTTCGGCGCATTGATCGTCGGCGTCTTCTCCTTCGGGATGCGCATGTACGGTACCGACGTTCAATGGACGTATCTCATCATCGGTGTATTGATCATCCTGGCCGTCGCTATCGACCAGTGGATCAGAAAGGTAGCAGGCTGA
- a CDS encoding sugar ABC transporter substrate-binding protein, giving the protein MRRSIYLKSTVFGAAAVAIAAFAAPAQAAGVGACLITKTDTNPFFVKMKEGALAKSKELGVDLKTYAGKIDGDSESQVAAIETCIADGAKGILITASDTAGIVSSVKQARDAGLLVIALDTPLDPADAADATFATDNLLAGELIGKWAAGTLGDKAKDAKIAFLDLTPSQPTVDVLRDQGFMKGFGIDVVDINKIGDEKDPRIVGHDVTNGNEEGGRKAMENLLQKDPSINVVHTINEPAAAGAYEALKAFGKEKDVLIVSVDGGCPGVKNVEAGVIGATSQQYPLLMASLGIEAIKKFADTGEKPKPTEGKNFFDTGVSLVTDKPVQGLESIDVKTGTSKCWG; this is encoded by the coding sequence ATGCGTAGAAGCATTTATCTGAAATCGACTGTTTTCGGCGCGGCCGCTGTGGCCATCGCTGCTTTTGCTGCACCGGCACAGGCTGCCGGTGTGGGCGCATGCCTAATCACCAAGACCGATACCAACCCGTTCTTCGTCAAGATGAAAGAGGGCGCCCTCGCCAAGTCGAAGGAACTCGGCGTTGACCTGAAGACCTATGCCGGCAAGATCGACGGCGACAGCGAAAGCCAGGTTGCCGCGATCGAGACCTGCATTGCCGATGGCGCCAAGGGTATTCTCATCACTGCATCCGATACGGCCGGCATCGTTTCTTCGGTCAAGCAGGCACGCGATGCAGGCCTCCTTGTCATCGCTCTCGACACGCCGCTTGATCCTGCCGACGCAGCCGATGCCACCTTCGCCACGGACAACCTTCTCGCCGGCGAACTGATCGGCAAATGGGCTGCCGGGACGCTTGGCGACAAGGCAAAGGACGCCAAGATCGCCTTCCTCGATCTGACGCCGTCACAGCCGACCGTCGACGTTCTGCGCGACCAGGGCTTCATGAAGGGCTTCGGCATCGACGTCGTCGACATCAACAAGATCGGCGACGAGAAGGACCCGCGCATTGTCGGCCACGACGTGACAAACGGCAATGAAGAAGGTGGCCGCAAGGCGATGGAAAACCTTCTGCAGAAGGACCCGAGCATCAATGTCGTTCACACGATCAACGAACCGGCTGCTGCCGGTGCCTATGAAGCTCTGAAGGCCTTCGGCAAGGAAAAGGACGTCCTCATCGTTTCCGTCGATGGCGGTTGCCCAGGCGTGAAGAACGTCGAGGCCGGCGTGATCGGTGCAACCTCGCAGCAGTACCCTCTGCTGATGGCGTCGCTCGGCATCGAAGCGATCAAGAAGTTCGCCGACACCGGCGAGAAGCCGAAGCCGACCGAAGGCAAGAACTTCTTCGACACGGGCGTTTCGCTCGTTACCGACAAGCCTGTTCAAGGTCTTGAGTCTATCGACGTCAAGACCGGCACGAGCAAGTGCTGGGGCTAA
- a CDS encoding ROK family transcriptional regulator: MRDHNERVVLSLLRQHGSLAKTAIARMTGLSAQTSSIIMRMLEADELLSREEPLRGRIGQPLIPMSLNPEGAFFFGLKIGRRSADLVLIDFIGRIRSMLHMPYDYPTPEPIFSFAATGMAQMMEALTPKQRERVAGIGIAAPFELWKWADTVGAPQTVMDEWRDCDIREKVAALCSFPVYLQNDMTAACGAELVFGQTKDVNDFVYFYIGSFIGGGIVISGGLYAGRSGNAGALGSMPVPGPDGSARQLIDIASITALERDVTELGRDPSPLWASPEDWGEMGAELDAWIERAGRAIAQAVIASSSVVDFEAAIIDGWMPANVRARIVDAVRRHVETFDLEGIQLPAIFEGTVGIHARALGAASLPLSDRYLLGQKLFRKGN, translated from the coding sequence ATGCGCGATCACAATGAGCGTGTGGTGCTTTCGCTTCTGCGCCAGCACGGCAGCCTCGCCAAGACCGCTATCGCCCGCATGACCGGGCTTTCGGCGCAGACAAGCTCGATCATAATGCGCATGCTGGAGGCTGACGAACTTCTGTCGCGAGAGGAGCCGCTGCGCGGACGCATCGGCCAGCCATTGATCCCCATGTCGCTCAATCCGGAAGGCGCATTTTTCTTTGGGCTGAAGATCGGACGCCGCAGCGCCGACCTGGTGCTGATAGACTTTATCGGCCGTATTCGTTCCATGCTGCATATGCCTTACGATTATCCAACGCCGGAACCGATCTTCAGCTTCGCTGCCACGGGCATGGCGCAGATGATGGAGGCGCTGACGCCAAAGCAGCGCGAACGGGTGGCGGGAATTGGCATTGCAGCCCCCTTCGAATTGTGGAAATGGGCCGATACGGTGGGTGCACCGCAGACGGTCATGGACGAATGGCGCGACTGCGATATTCGCGAAAAGGTCGCGGCGCTTTGTTCGTTTCCGGTTTATCTGCAGAACGACATGACCGCCGCCTGCGGCGCTGAACTTGTGTTCGGCCAGACCAAGGACGTCAATGATTTCGTCTATTTCTATATCGGTTCCTTTATCGGTGGCGGCATCGTCATCAGTGGTGGTCTCTACGCGGGACGGAGCGGCAATGCCGGTGCGCTGGGCTCGATGCCGGTGCCGGGACCGGACGGTAGCGCGCGGCAGCTGATCGACATCGCGTCGATCACCGCGCTGGAGCGGGATGTCACCGAGCTTGGCCGGGACCCCTCGCCGCTCTGGGCTTCGCCCGAAGACTGGGGCGAGATGGGCGCAGAGCTTGACGCATGGATCGAGCGTGCCGGCAGGGCGATCGCACAGGCCGTTATCGCGTCGTCCTCGGTAGTGGACTTCGAGGCGGCCATCATCGATGGCTGGATGCCGGCAAACGTACGGGCGCGCATTGTCGACGCGGTGCGCAGACATGTCGAGACATTCGATCTCGAAGGCATTCAATTGCCGGCGATCTTCGAAGGAACTGTCGGCATTCATGCACGAGCGCTCGGCGCTGCCAGCCTGCCGCTGTCGGACCGGTATCTTCTCGGACAGAAGCTTTTCAGGAAGGGCAATTAA
- a CDS encoding RbsD/FucU family protein, with protein MLIGIPPMLGPELLATLRAMGHGDEIALVDGNYPALEHARRLIRADGLPLIPLLDAILQVLPVDDFVPQALFRASVKGNAPLADPVHVEMEAVCAQRVPGFALVALDGDKFYARVKNAHTIIATGEPRLYANIIIRKGVIYPGKEILK; from the coding sequence GTGTTGATCGGTATTCCGCCCATGCTCGGCCCTGAGCTCTTGGCGACATTGCGCGCCATGGGGCATGGCGACGAGATCGCGCTTGTCGACGGAAATTATCCGGCGCTCGAGCACGCGCGGCGGCTGATCCGCGCCGACGGCCTGCCGCTGATCCCGTTGCTCGACGCCATATTGCAGGTGCTGCCGGTCGATGACTTCGTGCCGCAAGCGCTGTTTCGCGCCTCGGTGAAGGGCAATGCTCCGCTGGCCGATCCAGTCCACGTTGAAATGGAAGCGGTGTGCGCACAACGCGTGCCGGGCTTTGCGCTGGTTGCGCTCGATGGCGATAAGTTTTATGCGCGTGTGAAAAACGCCCACACCATCATTGCGACGGGCGAGCCACGGCTTTATGCCAATATCATCATCCGCAAGGGTGTCATTTATCCAGGAAAAGAGATTTTGAAATGA